CCCGCACATCGTCCTGCGAGGCATGGTGTTCCTCGGCAAGAACGTCGAGATCGACTGCGAACCCGGTCTCGGCAGGCTGGAGATCGGCCGCTGGGTGCACATCGGCGACGGCAACGCCATCCGCTGTCACGAGGGCTCGCTGCGGATCGGGGACAAGGCGGTCTTCGGCCGACAGAACACGGTGAACTGCTACCTGGACGTGGAGATCGGCGGCGCGACCCTGGTCGCCGACTGGGTCTACGTGTGCGACTTCGACCATGTCGTCGAGGACGTCGAACGGCCGATCAAGGACCAGGGCATCGTCAAGACGCCGGTGCGCATCGGACCGGACTGCTGGCTGGGCACCAAGGTGACGGTGCTGCGCGGCAGCCGGGTCGGCCGGGGCGTGGTCCTGGGCGCCCATGCCGTGGTGCGCGGCGAGATCCCGGACTTCGCGGTCGCCGTCGGCGCGCCCGCGAGGGTCGTCCGGGATCGGTACGCCGACTTCGTCGCGGGCGCCGACGCCCGCGCCCGCCGGGCCGCCGCGCTCGCCGACATCACCCGCAAGGCGGAGGCGGCCGCGAGCACCGCCGCCGCGACGGCCGCCGAGGCCTTGCCTGCCACCGCCGTCCCCGGCCGCGCCGCCGCGGACCCGCCCGAGCGCGACGCCGATCCATGCTGAGCCCGGCCGTCGTCCGGAAGATCGTCGCTCAGCCGGAATCCGCCGCTCACGCGCCTCAGCTCCGTCGGATCGTGAACAGCTCCGCGAGGGCGTCCGCCCGACCCGTGAGGTCCTCGGCGCTCACCAACGTGGTGAGTTCGTCGGCTCGGCCGACGTCGAGCCTGCGCAGGAGTTCTGCGGCCTCGGTGAGCGGCGCCCTGGCCTCCCCGGCCCGACCCGCCTCGATCAGCTCAGTGCCGAGCCTGCCGAGGGCGTGGGCGATGCTCCAGTCGTCCTCGGCGATGCGCTGGTAGTCCAACGCGAGGGAGAACATCGCCACCGCGCTGTCGTGATTGCCGAGCAGTCGCTGACATTCGCCGAGGTTGTTCAGACACACGATCCGGTCGACCGAGTTGTCCGCGATCTCGAAGTCGCGCAGGGCCGCCGCATGCGCCCGCACCGCCTCGTGCAGAAGTCCCGCGCGTCGATACGCCTGTCCGAGCGAGTCCAGCGCCCGTCCGCGATCGTCGTTCAACTGGGGATAGTCCAGGCCGACCAGGACCTCCAGGCTGCGTCGGCCGGTGGCGACGGCCTCGTCCACGCGACCCGTCTGGAGATAGCCCATGGTCAGGTTGTTCAGCCCGATGTGCAGGCGTTGTGGCGCGTCCAGCCGTTCGCTCTGGGCCACGGCTCGTTCCAGCAGTTCCACGCCGAGTGCGTCGTCCCCGTGCAGCGAGTGCACGATGCCCAGGTTGCCCACGGCCATCAGCTCCGCCTCGGCGCGGCCGAGTTCGCCGAAGGTGCGCACGCTCTCGGTCAGGGCCTCGATGGACTCCGGCAGCCGACGCAGCTGGGCCAAGAGCTTGCCCTCGGCGTTCTTCAGCCAGGCGCGGCCCTCCCGGTCGTCCGCGGCCAACGCCGCCGACATGCCCAGGTCCGAGGTCTCCTGCCATTCGGTCAGGCGAAGCCGCTGTTGCAGGTAGGTGGTGAGGCAGTAGCTGAGCATCCAGCAGACGCGGTGCAGGCCGTACTGCATCGCGCACCTGGTGGCGGCCGCGATGGTGGCACGTTCGAGGTCCCACCAGCGGAGCGTGGTCCAGCCCGCGGGCAGCGCGAAGGTCGCGGGATCGAACTCGGTCAACTCCTCGTCGAGACCCGCCGGGCAGAACGTGCGGGCCTGCCCGATCGCCGTCCAGGCCCGTCCCAGATGCCAGCGCAGCACCCGGTTCACGGCCGTCGTGCGCTCGTGATGCGGGTCCTCCTGTTCGCTGCGCTCCTCGGCGAACTCGCGGACCGCGTCGTGCAGGCGGTACCGGTGGGTGCCGTGCTGTTGGAGGAGCTGATCGGCCTCGAGTCGGGCCAGCAGCCGATCGGCGCTCTCGACGTCGCAGCCGAGCACGACCGCCGCCGCTCGCGCGTCGATCTCCCGACCCGGCAGCCAGCTCAATCTGCGGAACAGGCGACGGACCTCCTCGGGCAGCGTCGCGTACGACTGGTCCAGGGCGGTGCGGACCGACGCCTGCGGGTCGCCCAGGATCTCCAGGGCGCTCAGCAGTCGCCCGGAGGCCAGCCGCCGGGTCAGTTCCGCGAACCGCCGCTCCGGCGCCTGACGAAGCTGCGCCGCCAGGATGCGCAGCGACAACGGCAGGCCGCCGCCGAGTCGGACCAGTGTGTCGAGCACATCGGGCCGTGCCGCGGGCTCCGGGCCGATGATCTCGGTCAGCAGGGCCCGCGCCTCGGCCTCGGGCAGCGGGTCCAGCGGCAGGGATCGGACGCCGTTCGGTGCGGGCAGCCCACCGAGTCTGCCTCTGCTGGTGACGACGAGCCGCGAGCCCGCACCGGCGGGCACCAGGGGACTCACCTGTGCCACGTCTCTGGCGTCGTCGGCGAGGATCAGCAGTCGTCGACCCGCCGAGATCGTGCGGTAGCGGGCGGTGGCCTCATGCAGGTCGCCGGGGATCTCGTCGCCGGGGACGCCCAGCGAGTACAACACTCGTCCCACGGCGGCGAGCGGGCTCAACGGCTCGTCCCCGGAATGGCCGCGCAAATCGACGAACAGCTGCCCGTCCGGATACTGCTCGGCCGCGGCGCGACACGCGCGCACCGCCAGCGTGGTCTTGCCCGAACCCGCCATGCCGTTGACCGTCACCACCGTGCAGGCCCGCGCATCGGTGGTGTCCAGCAGGTCGCCGAGGACGGCGATCTCCTGCGCCCGTCCCTCGAAGTACGGCGAGGCGGGCGGCAGCTCCGAGGGGAACGCCTCGGGACGCGGCGGCACGGCCGAGAGGGCGCTGACCGCCGAGGTGGGTGCGCTCACCCCGAGGATGTGCAGCAGCGCGGCGGGCGACTCGCCGTCGAGGATGCCCGCGTAGAGCCGCCGCATCTCCTCGCTCGGTTCGATGCCCAGCTCGGTGGCCAGTGTGGCGTGCGCCTGATGGAAGACGTTCATCGCGTCGGCGCGGCTGCCGAGCTGGTTGCACAGCAGCGCCTTGCGAATCCACAGGTCCTCGCTGAGGGGATGCCGCGCCAGCTCCGCGTCGATCTCCCCGCCGAGGTCGCCGAGATCGTCGGTGGCCAGCCGCGCGTCGATCAGTCCCAGCTGGCAGCGGCGCATCGTCGCCAGGACGCGGGGTCGTTCGGTCAGGATCAGCGGCGAGGCGGGCACGTCGGAGAACGGGGTGTCGCGCCACAGGGTGCGCGCCCGGTGAAAGGAGTCGATCGCCTGACGGAACAGTCCGGAGCGCATCTGCCTCCCGCCCGCGTCGACGGCGGCGGTGAACATCGTCAGGTCGAGGTCCTCCGCGCCGACGTCGATGCGGTAGCCGTCGTCGTCCTGGTGGATCGGGTCGTCGCCGTGCTCGCGGAGGAACGCGCGGGTCTCGTCGACGTCCCGCCGCACGGCCTCCGCGCCGTCCTGCGGGGATCGCTCCGGCCACAGCTCGCCGAGCAGGGCGGTGACGGAGACGGGATGAGGCGCGTGTAGCAGTAGGACGGCGAGGGTCAGTCGCTGCTGGGGTGAGCCAGGACTGACCCACTCGACGCCCGTGCGAGACTCCAGCGGGCCGAGCAGTCGGTAGCGCACGGTTCATCCTTGCACCGTCGTCGATCGCAGACCATCGGCCGCGCGGCCGTCGCGACACACTGTGTCACCGGTTGACCGTGTGTCACCCGGACAGCAGGTTCCCCGAGGGAATCTTGGGCCGGGACAGTTCGGCGCCGCGGCAGGCAGGCCAGCCGTCGACGGCGGCGGTCGGGGCAGCGGTCCGGCGGCGTGCCTGCTCGTGGTCGAGCGCGGCGGCGTAGACGTCCGCCGTCGCGGCGGCGATGGCGGGCCAGGCGAAATCGGTGCTCAGCCGGTCGCGCGCCGCCGAGGCCCGCCGGGCCGCGCTCGCGGGATCGGCCAGTACCCGGCGGACCCCCGAGGTCAGCCCGGCGACGTCGCCGGGTGTGAAGGACAGCCCCGTCTCACCGTCGAGCACGACCTCGCCGAGGCCGCCCGCCGTGGAGGCCACCAACGGGGCGCCCGCCGCGGCGGCCTCCAACGCCACGATGCCGAAAGGCTCGTACCTGCTGGGCAGCACGACGACGTCGGCGGCGGCGAGCAGTGCGGCCAGCTCCTCGTCGGACAGCTGGCCGGTGAGGCGCACGGCTCGCCGCACCCGGTGTCTGCGGGCCTCCTCGACGAGTCTTTCCTGGTAGCCGCCCTGCCCGGCGATCGCCAACACGGCGCCCGGATGGCTTCGGCGGATCGCGGGGAGCGCTGCGACGGCGTCCTGGGCTCCCTTCTCCCATTCGATGCGGCCGAAGAACAACAGCAGCGGCGCGTCCTTCGGCTGCACCGAGGTCCGCGCGTGCGCCACCTTGGCGGGTGACACTCGCCAAGGGCTCGGGCTGATCCCGTTGTGCAGCACGGCGACGTCCGCGGGCTCCACGTCGAAGAGCTGCGCGGCCTCCTGCCGCATGGCGGCCGAGCAGGTGATCAGTCGATCCGCCCGATGGGCCAGCCACCACTCGATCGAGTGGATCTGCTGATTGAGCGGCTGAGAGAGCCAACCGCTGTGGCGACCGGCCTCGGTGGCGTGCAGGGTCGCGATCAGCGGCACCTCGGCGGCCTCGGCGAGGGCGATGGCGGGATGAGCCACCAGCCAGTCGTGGGCGTGTACTACGTCGGGCCGCCGCTCCCGCAGCAGCGCGAGTCCCGCGCGGATCATCGCGTGCCCCATCGCCAGGGTCCAGGCGACCAGATCGCGTTCGAAGGACAGATGAGCCGGGTCCTCGGCGACTCGTACGACCCGCACGCCCGCCCTGCTGTCCACCTCGGTCGGGTGAGTGCTCGCATCGGTGCCGGTGGGCTGTCGACACAGCAGGGTCACCTCGTGCCCCTGGGCGGCCAGCTGCTCGGCCAAGGCATGGACGTGCCTGCCGAGCCCGCCGACGACCACCGGGGGGTACTCCCAGGACAACATCAGGACCCGCATCCACAGATCCTCGCAAACCCGCTGGGAGGATCACCCGGTCGGTACAGTGGAATCACGGTGATCAACCGATGATCACGGCAGAGGGAGCGGCATGGAACCGTCCGGATGGGCGCTGGCGGCGTTGGGCGTCTTCCTGGTCGCCAGGGTGGTCGACATCGCCGCGAAGGACGGCCTCCTCGGCACCCGTTCCACATCGGACACCCCTGCGGGCATCCGCACCGTCGCCGTCGGAGGACTGCGCGCGGCCCGACAGGCCCAGGGCGAGCACTACAAGGTCATGCAGGCAGGCCAGGGCGTCGACGCAGGCTGATCGACACCACATGCCACGCGGACTGGTCGGCGGCCCGCGCCGAGGGTGAGCATCGGGGCGGCGCGATCCGGCCCCGGACGGTCAGTGGGAGGCGCCGCGCCCGCGCAGCAGACCGCGCGCGTCCAGAGCGCCGAAGGGCCCGTCGACCACCCGCAGGCGGGTCGCCGCCGCCTCCGCCTCGGCGCGGTCGCCCGCTTCCACCAGATCGGCCAGCCGATCGAAGGCGGCGGTGTGCTCGGCCGCCCGCGCCCGCGCGTAGTCGGCCGCCGAATCGCGGGTCACCATGAACGCCCAGTCGCTGGAGCAGGCCAGCAGTGCCTCCTGCCAGAGCTGATCGAGCACCCGGTCACGGCCCGCGCCGAAGCGGTGGCCGTCGACCACGGCGAGCAGCCGATGCTGGAGCCGATCGTTGTCCGCCACCAGATCCGCCACGGCGGGGCCGTTCCACACCCGCCAGTCCTTGCCCGAGCCCCACGACGACGCGGGCAGTTCGACCGGGGCGCCGACATGCCCGGCCGCGAGCACCCGCCGCGGCGTGGTCACCGTGACACCCGCCTCGGGCAGGCCGCGCAGGACGCCCGCCAGCCACGCCGGACCCTCATGCCACCAGTGACCGAACAGCTCGGTGTCGAAGGCCGCCACCACCAGCGGCGGCCGTGCGGTGTCGGCGGCGTCGCGATGCTCCCGCAACCGGGTGACGACCGCGTCCACGAAGTCCGCGACGTGCTCCGCCACCGCCGCCGCCGCGACGTCGGGCAAGTAGGGCTGCTTGTCCTCGGGCGCGACGGTCCGACCGGTGACCCTCGCGGGCTTGAGCCCTGTCGGATGGTCGTAGGTGTGGAAGTCCCGATAGGCGGGATGCCCCGGATAGCCGACCTTCGGCGACCACACCCGCTCGGCGATCTCGCCGTCCCGGCCGAAGCAGACGACCTCGGAGTCCCACACCGGTCGTGCCGCCGAGGTCCGGCCCGCGAGCGCGGGGGAGTCGACGAGGAAGTGCGTCACCCCGGCGTCGGCGTAGCCGAGCTCCATCCCGGGGTCGAAGCCGCACTCCGGCGCCCAGATCCCCGTGCCGCGGCTTCCCCGCCGCAGCTCCCCGTCCGCCAGCCCGACCCGCAGGGCCTCCGCGCGCAGACGCGGGTGCAGCAGCGGTTGGAACGGATGCGTCGCCGGGCCGCCCAGCAGCTCGATCACTCCGGAGTCCACCAGCGGCCGCAGCAGCGGTGACGCCCCGTGGCGCCAGCGGGTCTCGAACAGTCCCAGGGCGTCGACAGCCCGACGATGTTCGGCTGCGGCCAGGGCACGCAGCTCGGGCCTGCCCTGCTGCCAGCGGACGGCGGCGTGGCGGGTGCGCAGCACTCGATCGCCGAGCCAGTCGTGCAGGCCGCGCAGGCTGTAGGGATCGTCCAGTTGAGCGGCGAGAACCGGGGTGACGCCGAGGGCCAGCTGATCACGCAGGCCTTCGGCGGCCAGGTGTTCGAGGAGTTCGATCAGCGGCAGGTAGGAGTCGGCCCAGGCCTGGTAGAGCCACTCCTCGCCGACCGGCCAGCTGCCGTGCCGCGCCAGCCAGGGCAGATGGGTGTGCAGGACGAGACAGAACTCGCCGAGCGGCTCGGCGGATCGGCCGCCGATCACGGCCGCCGTCCCACGGCCAGCAGATCCAGACTGGACGTCTGCTCGGTGTCGGCGATGACGAAGTCCTCGGCGCGCACGGCCGAGACCTCGTCGATCAGGTCGGCGGGCCAGTCCCGCTGCTCGACCGCCAGCCGGATCTGCTCGTCGATCAGCGAGCCGCCCCGGCGTCGTTCCCGCTCGCGCAGTGCCGGACCGTGGTGCAGCCCGGCGAGCCGATCCACGACGAGGCCTGCGTCGGTCAGCAGCTCCGCCAGCTCGGTCGGGTCCAGCTCGCGGGTGTGAAAGGGGTTCGTGGTGCCGTTCGGCGAGAAGGTCAGCCGGTTGGGCGTGGTGAGCAGCAGCAGCCCGCCCGGCCGCAGCACTCGCCGACACTCCGCCAGGAAGGCCTGCTGATCCCACAGATGCTCGATGACCTGGAGATTCGCCACGACGTCCACACTCGACGTCGCGACGGGCAGCCTGGTCAGCTCCGCCTGGACGACGCCGACCGCCGGATAGGACCGGCCGACGTGCGCGGCGGTCGGCGCGTCGAGGTCCGCCGCGACGACCAGCTCCGCCACCGAGGCCAACAGGGCGGCCCCGTAGCCCTCCCCGCAGCCCGCGTCCAAGACCCGCGCCCCGCGGCAGTGCGGCAGCAGCGCCCGATACGCCGCCTCGTGGCGGCGGAACCAGTAGTTCTCTCTGGCGATGCCCGGCAGCGTGCGCTCCCCGGTGAGCGGCAGCGGATCGAGGACGTGATCGGCGGACATCGCCGCACCCTATCGGGCCGCGCCGCGGGGGAACGCGACCAGCTCCACCGTCTTCGCGCATCGGCCCTTCGTCCCGCCGGTAGCGGTGGCCGCCCGAGCGGCCGGGGCCTGTCGGCGCTGGACGCCGTCTCCGTCCGGGTGCCGCGCCCGCGCCGAGCCTCGGCGAAGCGGACCGGCGGACGCGGACGGTCGGTGTGGGGGGCAGGCCGTGCGGGGCGGGCGAACGCCGACGCGGTGGTCCGCGGGTGGCGCGCCCTGCCCCGCCGCACCGGACGACCGCCCTCCCTTGTGCGTCAGAGTCGACCGAGGATCCTGTTCGGCGTCACGCGCACGGCCGTCACCTCGCCCGCGTACGCCGCTTCCGGCGTTCGTGCGATGTGTTCCGCGTGCGAGATCCCGACGTACTTCGCCGTCAGCTCGTCGCGGAGGGCCAGGGCGCGATCCGGTTCGAAGGTCGCCGTGCCCTGGATGACGGCGTAGGTGTAGGGGGCGTCGACGGGGTTCACCAGCACGCTCACTCGCGGGTCGCGACGCAGGTTCTTCTCCTTGCGGCTCCCCGCGGCGAGGTAGAACAGCACGTCGTCGCCGTCTCGGCCGATCCAGACCACGGACTGCTGCGGGGTGCCGTCGGGCTGGATCGTCGCGACGATGCCGAAGACGGGCGTGTCGAGGAGTCGTCGCAGGTTCCGGGGCGTCACGGGCCGCATGACGGGGTCTCCTTGCTGAGAGAGCGTGGTCGATCGTCGCGGGCGACGCCGTGTTCGTCGTCGCGGGGCGAGACCGTGGTCGAGGTCGTTCGGGCGTGGTGGCCGCCACGGCTTGACCGCGGTGACGGCGGGCTCGCCGCAGACGCGCTTCGTCGGCAGACAGGCGGTGAGGTCGGTTCGTCGCCGCCCGAGACGATTCATCGTCGGAGCAGGCGCAGCGTCGCCGTGTGGAGTCGTCGTGCGTCCTCGACGTCGAAGGCGGGCCCGTCGACGCTGATCGGCGTGCCTGTCATGAAGGCGCTGAGCGGCGCGGTGGGCGGCTCGTCCAGCACGGCGAGGAGCGGGTGCACCGC
This genomic stretch from Actinoalloteichus hoggarensis harbors:
- a CDS encoding acyltransferase, whose amino-acid sequence is MSTLLIRLRSWLRPDPRQARFLTRESLRWVLRHRAYTPWYLVRYWRLLRLRLTRPHIVLRGMVFLGKNVEIDCEPGLGRLEIGRWVHIGDGNAIRCHEGSLRIGDKAVFGRQNTVNCYLDVEIGGATLVADWVYVCDFDHVVEDVERPIKDQGIVKTPVRIGPDCWLGTKVTVLRGSRVGRGVVLGAHAVVRGEIPDFAVAVGAPARVVRDRYADFVAGADARARRAAALADITRKAEAAASTAAATAAEALPATAVPGRAAADPPERDADPC
- a CDS encoding AfsR/SARP family transcriptional regulator; this translates as MRYRLLGPLESRTGVEWVSPGSPQQRLTLAVLLLHAPHPVSVTALLGELWPERSPQDGAEAVRRDVDETRAFLREHGDDPIHQDDDGYRIDVGAEDLDLTMFTAAVDAGGRQMRSGLFRQAIDSFHRARTLWRDTPFSDVPASPLILTERPRVLATMRRCQLGLIDARLATDDLGDLGGEIDAELARHPLSEDLWIRKALLCNQLGSRADAMNVFHQAHATLATELGIEPSEEMRRLYAGILDGESPAALLHILGVSAPTSAVSALSAVPPRPEAFPSELPPASPYFEGRAQEIAVLGDLLDTTDARACTVVTVNGMAGSGKTTLAVRACRAAAEQYPDGQLFVDLRGHSGDEPLSPLAAVGRVLYSLGVPGDEIPGDLHEATARYRTISAGRRLLILADDARDVAQVSPLVPAGAGSRLVVTSRGRLGGLPAPNGVRSLPLDPLPEAEARALLTEIIGPEPAARPDVLDTLVRLGGGLPLSLRILAAQLRQAPERRFAELTRRLASGRLLSALEILGDPQASVRTALDQSYATLPEEVRRLFRRLSWLPGREIDARAAAVVLGCDVESADRLLARLEADQLLQQHGTHRYRLHDAVREFAEERSEQEDPHHERTTAVNRVLRWHLGRAWTAIGQARTFCPAGLDEELTEFDPATFALPAGWTTLRWWDLERATIAAATRCAMQYGLHRVCWMLSYCLTTYLQQRLRLTEWQETSDLGMSAALAADDREGRAWLKNAEGKLLAQLRRLPESIEALTESVRTFGELGRAEAELMAVGNLGIVHSLHGDDALGVELLERAVAQSERLDAPQRLHIGLNNLTMGYLQTGRVDEAVATGRRSLEVLVGLDYPQLNDDRGRALDSLGQAYRRAGLLHEAVRAHAAALRDFEIADNSVDRIVCLNNLGECQRLLGNHDSAVAMFSLALDYQRIAEDDWSIAHALGRLGTELIEAGRAGEARAPLTEAAELLRRLDVGRADELTTLVSAEDLTGRADALAELFTIRRS
- a CDS encoding glycosyltransferase family 4 protein, translated to MRVLMLSWEYPPVVVGGLGRHVHALAEQLAAQGHEVTLLCRQPTGTDASTHPTEVDSRAGVRVVRVAEDPAHLSFERDLVAWTLAMGHAMIRAGLALLRERRPDVVHAHDWLVAHPAIALAEAAEVPLIATLHATEAGRHSGWLSQPLNQQIHSIEWWLAHRADRLITCSAAMRQEAAQLFDVEPADVAVLHNGISPSPWRVSPAKVAHARTSVQPKDAPLLLFFGRIEWEKGAQDAVAALPAIRRSHPGAVLAIAGQGGYQERLVEEARRHRVRRAVRLTGQLSDEELAALLAAADVVVLPSRYEPFGIVALEAAAAGAPLVASTAGGLGEVVLDGETGLSFTPGDVAGLTSGVRRVLADPASAARRASAARDRLSTDFAWPAIAAATADVYAAALDHEQARRRTAAPTAAVDGWPACRGAELSRPKIPSGNLLSG
- a CDS encoding 1,4-alpha-glucan branching protein domain-containing protein, producing the protein MGGRSAEPLGEFCLVLHTHLPWLARHGSWPVGEEWLYQAWADSYLPLIELLEHLAAEGLRDQLALGVTPVLAAQLDDPYSLRGLHDWLGDRVLRTRHAAVRWQQGRPELRALAAAEHRRAVDALGLFETRWRHGASPLLRPLVDSGVIELLGGPATHPFQPLLHPRLRAEALRVGLADGELRRGSRGTGIWAPECGFDPGMELGYADAGVTHFLVDSPALAGRTSAARPVWDSEVVCFGRDGEIAERVWSPKVGYPGHPAYRDFHTYDHPTGLKPARVTGRTVAPEDKQPYLPDVAAAAVAEHVADFVDAVVTRLREHRDAADTARPPLVVAAFDTELFGHWWHEGPAWLAGVLRGLPEAGVTVTTPRRVLAAGHVGAPVELPASSWGSGKDWRVWNGPAVADLVADNDRLQHRLLAVVDGHRFGAGRDRVLDQLWQEALLACSSDWAFMVTRDSAADYARARAAEHTAAFDRLADLVEAGDRAEAEAAATRLRVVDGPFGALDARGLLRGRGASH
- a CDS encoding class I SAM-dependent methyltransferase codes for the protein MSADHVLDPLPLTGERTLPGIARENYWFRRHEAAYRALLPHCRGARVLDAGCGEGYGAALLASVAELVVAADLDAPTAAHVGRSYPAVGVVQAELTRLPVATSSVDVVANLQVIEHLWDQQAFLAECRRVLRPGGLLLLTTPNRLTFSPNGTTNPFHTRELDPTELAELLTDAGLVVDRLAGLHHGPALRERERRRGGSLIDEQIRLAVEQRDWPADLIDEVSAVRAEDFVIADTEQTSSLDLLAVGRRP
- a CDS encoding PPOX class F420-dependent oxidoreductase, whose translation is MRPVTPRNLRRLLDTPVFGIVATIQPDGTPQQSVVWIGRDGDDVLFYLAAGSRKEKNLRRDPRVSVLVNPVDAPYTYAVIQGTATFEPDRALALRDELTAKYVGISHAEHIARTPEAAYAGEVTAVRVTPNRILGRL